One genomic region from Spirulina subsalsa PCC 9445 encodes:
- a CDS encoding PP2C family protein-serine/threonine phosphatase, producing MNNPAVALYCSDAKCQAANDLKHKFCQACSTPLLRRYLWMIGGDVRDVAVGTLLEERYQVCQARILLDTKPAAPPTPPEEIPEAIAPYLKLIPYRLHLPQVYGIISLPHRSTPTWLLEYGTLPTPPDFSTGHILPSLLQQWPHATAIRQLNWLWQMAQLWDPLENQGVVSSLLSPALLRVQGQILKLAELQGDSRPRENPEVLTLSHLGQLWLTWQASASPLIRKFIQQLAEALENGKISDSHQLVYVLDQAIAQATQARQQEHHLCTLTDAGPSRSHNEDACYPPHNTRQSLAQGENSLAIVCDGIGGHDGGEIASQLAIEALQESVKPLLDQSPAQSPELITELLETAISRANDRISQRNDSEQRQMRKRMGTTLVMTLSHQHQMFCAHVGDSRIYWITRSGCHQVTLDDDIASREVRLGYALYPDAVSYPNAGALVQALGMSASTRLYPNIGRVIIDEDSVFLLCSDGLSDDDRVDQYWVTEILPILTEKRDLKAVTDRLMEIGQTKNGHDNITIALVHCQVQAKPAAGSNLITLPPLHELPAPSTYQNTHSTALLDEPTEPMLKLKPRLNWVQRSLLAGGILLGLVLALGSLSWLMFPEMRQQANRLLGNNPARPPVASPPSSPPSPSPTLPQPTQSIRNVSVNQWVVFDRPLELYPSPNLLGTPQNIPPETPLKVFRRVTRAEDMTWVQLGHCLLSPAPDEANSGEVSLPSPETSPPDSPMPPNEGELEEALNLGWLPVEPATDAQMLLVTIVAPVTDCRPD from the coding sequence ATGAATAATCCTGCGGTTGCCCTTTACTGCTCGGATGCTAAGTGTCAAGCAGCAAATGACCTAAAGCATAAATTTTGTCAAGCTTGTAGTACGCCATTACTGCGACGATATTTATGGATGATTGGGGGAGATGTGCGAGATGTGGCCGTGGGGACACTATTAGAGGAGCGTTATCAAGTCTGTCAAGCGCGGATTCTGCTGGATACGAAACCCGCCGCCCCCCCTACCCCTCCGGAAGAGATTCCCGAGGCGATCGCACCTTACCTAAAACTCATCCCCTATCGCCTGCATTTACCCCAAGTCTACGGCATTATCTCCCTGCCCCATCGCTCCACCCCCACCTGGTTATTAGAATACGGCACCCTCCCCACCCCCCCCGACTTCAGCACCGGGCATATTCTCCCCTCCCTCCTACAACAATGGCCCCACGCCACCGCCATCCGCCAACTCAATTGGCTGTGGCAAATGGCGCAACTGTGGGACCCTCTGGAAAATCAGGGGGTAGTCTCCAGCTTACTCAGTCCTGCCCTGCTGCGAGTGCAAGGGCAAATCTTGAAACTGGCTGAACTCCAAGGAGATAGTCGCCCCCGTGAAAACCCAGAAGTCCTCACCTTGAGCCATCTGGGGCAACTGTGGCTCACTTGGCAAGCCTCCGCCTCTCCCCTGATTCGTAAATTTATCCAACAACTGGCCGAAGCCCTAGAGAATGGCAAGATTAGCGACTCCCATCAACTGGTCTATGTTTTAGATCAGGCCATCGCCCAAGCCACCCAAGCCCGTCAACAGGAACATCATCTCTGTACCCTCACCGATGCGGGCCCTTCCCGGAGTCATAACGAAGATGCCTGTTACCCCCCCCATAACACCCGTCAATCCCTCGCCCAAGGGGAAAATAGCCTCGCCATTGTCTGTGATGGCATCGGGGGTCATGATGGGGGAGAAATTGCCTCCCAATTGGCCATAGAAGCCCTCCAAGAGAGTGTAAAACCCCTGTTAGACCAAAGCCCAGCCCAATCCCCTGAACTAATCACCGAACTCCTTGAAACGGCCATTTCCCGCGCCAATGATCGGATTAGCCAACGGAACGACAGCGAACAGCGCCAGATGCGCAAACGCATGGGAACCACCCTCGTTATGACTCTTTCCCATCAACATCAAATGTTTTGCGCCCATGTGGGGGACTCCCGCATCTATTGGATCACCCGTTCCGGTTGTCATCAAGTCACCTTAGATGATGATATTGCCTCCCGAGAAGTGCGCTTAGGCTATGCCCTTTATCCCGATGCTGTGTCCTATCCCAACGCCGGAGCCCTAGTCCAAGCCCTAGGGATGAGCGCCTCTACTCGTCTTTATCCCAACATTGGGCGGGTGATTATCGATGAGGACTCGGTTTTCTTGCTTTGTTCCGATGGTCTAAGTGATGATGATCGGGTGGATCAGTATTGGGTGACGGAAATCCTGCCCATTTTGACCGAAAAACGGGATCTTAAAGCCGTGACAGACCGTTTAATGGAAATTGGTCAAACCAAAAACGGCCACGACAACATCACCATTGCTCTCGTGCATTGTCAAGTTCAAGCTAAACCCGCCGCCGGAAGTAACCTGATCACCTTACCCCCGTTACACGAACTCCCCGCTCCCTCAACCTACCAAAACACCCATAGCACGGCTCTGTTGGATGAACCGACCGAACCGATGTTAAAGCTCAAACCCCGTTTAAACTGGGTGCAGCGTTCCCTATTGGCGGGGGGAATTTTACTGGGTTTAGTGTTGGCGCTTGGTTCTCTCTCTTGGCTGATGTTCCCGGAAATGCGGCAACAGGCGAATCGTTTGTTGGGCAATAATCCCGCCCGTCCTCCGGTGGCCTCTCCCCCTTCCTCCCCCCCGTCTCCCTCTCCCACGTTGCCCCAACCCACTCAATCCATTCGGAATGTTTCTGTCAATCAGTGGGTTGTTTTTGACCGTCCTCTAGAACTATACCCCAGTCCAAATTTGTTAGGGACTCCCCAAAACATCCCCCCAGAAACTCCCTTAAAAGTCTTCCGTCGTGTCACCCGTGCTGAAGATATGACTTGGGTACAACTAGGTCATTGTCTCTTGTCTCCGGCTCCAGATGAGGCAAACTCCGGGGAGGTTTCCTTACCCTCCCCGGAAACCTCTCCCCCAGATTCCCCGATGCCCCCCAATGAGGGAGAATTAGAAGAAGCGCTAAACCTTGGCTGGTTGCCTGTCGAGCCAGCAACGGATGCTCAAATGCTACTCGTTACTATTGTTGCACCTGTGACCGATTGTCGCCCAGACTGA